In Deltaproteobacteria bacterium CG11_big_fil_rev_8_21_14_0_20_49_13, a genomic segment contains:
- a CDS encoding 5'/3'-nucleotidase SurE has translation MPLDKGIKYRTHKRRRPLILVTNDDGIHADGLKALASSLARVGDILVVAPTTEQSATSHALSLYKPLRCDKVRKNVYGVDGTPTDCINLGVHLILKGHKPDLVFSGINRGPNLGDDIHYSGTVSAAMEGGLMGIPSVAVSVGYITRTKGELKYGAAAAFAARVASTVLEKGLPKGLILNVNVPSKNAREIKGLKITCLGKKNYSNIMSENMDPRGGKYYWIHGEETGFDNIKGSDCNAISEDHISITPIIVDPTSRSFIGKMKNWRF, from the coding sequence ATGCCTCTCGATAAAGGGATAAAATACAGGACCCACAAAAGAAGGCGGCCTCTCATCCTTGTCACCAACGATGACGGGATCCATGCGGATGGACTTAAGGCGCTTGCATCTTCGCTGGCACGTGTTGGCGACATTCTTGTTGTTGCACCGACTACCGAACAGAGCGCCACCAGTCACGCGCTTTCTCTTTACAAACCCTTGCGCTGCGACAAGGTCCGAAAGAACGTCTACGGCGTGGATGGGACACCTACCGATTGCATAAATTTAGGCGTTCATTTGATCCTTAAAGGGCACAAGCCCGACCTTGTCTTCTCCGGGATCAACCGCGGGCCCAATCTGGGAGACGACATACATTATTCAGGCACTGTCTCCGCCGCAATGGAAGGCGGGCTCATGGGGATACCTTCCGTTGCCGTCTCGGTAGGATATATTACGAGGACCAAGGGAGAGCTGAAATATGGAGCGGCCGCCGCCTTTGCCGCAAGGGTGGCCTCGACCGTACTTGAAAAAGGTCTGCCAAAAGGGTTAATATTGAACGTAAATGTCCCGAGCAAAAATGCGCGTGAGATCAAAGGGCTCAAGATAACCTGCTTAGGAAAGAAGAACTATTCCAATATAATGTCCGAGAACATGGACCCAAGAGGCGGAAAGTATTACTGGATCCACGGAGAGGAGACCGGCTTTGATAATATCAAGGGTTCGGACTGCAACGCCATTTCTGAAGATCATATCTCGATAACACCTATCATTGTCGATCCCACTTCCCGTTCTTTTATCGGCAAAATGAAAAATTGGAGATTTTAA
- the gspN gene encoding type II secretion system protein GspN, translated as MPKLIRYVGYIVLFVISFFFFLYWTFPYDILKERMVQAAMQQLGGDYDVRISDFSPSFFTGATLKNVKILKHSGDQVSTTWEASKIKARTSLSSLLFGRSNVSFDIINKKSEIEGSYKATDEGFNFESDLSDFNIGDMGFLTGDGTAKLVSAIDGSIRLNINNKQIIQSTGSANLDINNITLKEGELRFGEGGAFNVPELFLAKKGSTIKIELSKGSIKVKELKLKDGDLNMDLTGDIFMSSSAKNYRMNLRGTFSVSQKLEQAVPILFMVEKQKQPDGTYPITITGRLGQPSIKIGDFTLPL; from the coding sequence ATGCCGAAATTGATCAGATACGTAGGATATATCGTTCTTTTTGTGATATCGTTCTTCTTCTTCCTCTATTGGACCTTTCCGTATGACATCCTGAAGGAGAGGATGGTCCAGGCCGCGATGCAGCAGTTAGGCGGAGATTACGATGTAAGGATAAGCGATTTTTCCCCGAGCTTTTTCACGGGCGCGACCCTTAAGAACGTTAAGATACTCAAACATTCTGGCGATCAGGTCTCCACCACATGGGAAGCGTCCAAAATAAAAGCGCGGACGAGCCTGTCATCTCTGCTTTTTGGCAGGAGCAACGTAAGTTTCGACATAATCAATAAGAAGAGCGAGATCGAAGGATCCTACAAGGCAACAGATGAGGGATTTAATTTTGAAAGCGACCTTTCGGATTTTAACATCGGGGACATGGGCTTTCTTACGGGCGACGGAACGGCAAAGCTCGTTAGCGCGATCGATGGCTCTATACGCCTGAACATAAACAATAAGCAGATAATCCAGAGCACGGGTTCAGCCAACCTTGACATCAATAACATAACGCTCAAGGAAGGGGAGTTGCGGTTCGGCGAAGGAGGGGCGTTCAATGTGCCGGAACTTTTCCTTGCCAAGAAAGGTTCCACGATAAAGATCGAACTTTCAAAGGGTTCTATTAAGGTCAAAGAGCTCAAGCTCAAGGACGGCGATCTCAATATGGACCTGACCGGAGACATCTTCATGTCATCATCGGCCAAGAATTACAGAATGAACCTGAGAGGGACGTTCTCCGTGAGCCAGAAGCTTGAACAGGCGGTCCCGATCCTCTTTATGGTAGAAAAACAAAAACAGCCGGACGGGACATATCCGATAACTATAACCGGAAGGCTGGGACAGCCTTCAATCAAGATCGGCGATTTCACCTTGCCACTCTAA